Proteins found in one Holophagales bacterium genomic segment:
- the yfcC gene encoding putative basic amino acid antiporter YfcC has translation MAEAAKENGRTFKMPHTLVIVGSLIVFVLVLSWLLPSGTYQTVEKAGRQVTVPGTYQQVEKIWLGPQWLVVAPFRGFLDGALIIGFLLAIGGAFSVIQATGTIEFAIRKITAALASRPFLEKLVIPVLMAVFSLAGSVFGMSEEVIPFIVICIPLALSLGYDSIVGVAIPFLGAAAGFGAAFFNPFTVGIAQGLVGLPLYSGLGYRVATWFVTTGVMIAWVMVYAARVKRRPEISPVFDIDQARDRNAFEGSGAVEPWTSRRLLVLSLFVAAMGVLVWGILKQQWFIEEIGALFLAMGLVMGIVAGLKSNAIATAFVAGAKDMVNVALIIACGRALLIIAKEAKVLDTILFHSSGLISLLPGIVAAQVMFLVQCVINFFIHSGTAQAALTMPIMAPLADLVGLTRQTMVYAYQLCELVNPILPTSAVTMGVLGMAKIPWEKWARWFLPLMLTLMVLAFLLLVPPVLTHWGPF, from the coding sequence ATGGCCGAGGCCGCGAAAGAGAACGGGCGCACCTTCAAGATGCCCCACACCCTGGTGATCGTCGGGAGCCTCATCGTCTTCGTCCTCGTCCTGTCGTGGCTTCTCCCCTCGGGGACGTACCAGACGGTGGAGAAGGCGGGGCGGCAGGTGACGGTGCCCGGCACGTACCAGCAGGTCGAGAAGATCTGGCTCGGGCCGCAGTGGCTGGTCGTCGCCCCGTTCCGGGGCTTCCTCGACGGCGCGCTCATCATCGGTTTCCTCCTCGCCATCGGCGGCGCGTTCAGCGTCATCCAGGCGACCGGGACGATCGAGTTCGCGATCCGGAAGATCACCGCCGCGCTGGCGTCGCGGCCGTTTCTGGAGAAGCTCGTCATCCCGGTCCTGATGGCGGTCTTCTCGCTGGCCGGCTCGGTCTTCGGGATGTCCGAGGAGGTCATCCCGTTCATCGTCATCTGCATCCCGCTGGCGCTCTCGCTCGGGTACGACTCGATCGTCGGCGTCGCGATCCCGTTCCTCGGCGCGGCGGCGGGCTTTGGCGCGGCCTTCTTCAACCCCTTCACCGTCGGCATCGCGCAGGGGCTCGTCGGCCTTCCGCTCTACTCGGGCCTCGGCTACCGGGTCGCGACCTGGTTCGTGACGACGGGCGTCATGATCGCGTGGGTGATGGTCTACGCCGCGCGCGTCAAGCGCCGCCCCGAGATCAGCCCCGTCTTCGACATCGACCAGGCCCGTGATCGGAACGCCTTCGAGGGGTCGGGAGCCGTGGAGCCGTGGACCTCGCGACGGCTCCTCGTCCTCTCCCTCTTCGTCGCGGCGATGGGCGTCCTCGTCTGGGGGATCCTGAAGCAGCAGTGGTTCATCGAGGAGATCGGCGCCCTCTTCCTCGCCATGGGGCTCGTGATGGGGATCGTCGCGGGCCTGAAGTCGAACGCGATCGCGACCGCCTTCGTCGCGGGAGCGAAGGACATGGTCAACGTCGCGCTGATCATCGCGTGCGGCCGGGCTCTCCTCATCATCGCGAAGGAAGCGAAGGTCCTCGACACGATCCTCTTCCACAGCTCGGGGCTCATCTCGCTCCTGCCCGGGATCGTGGCCGCGCAGGTGATGTTCCTCGTCCAGTGCGTCATCAACTTCTTCATCCACTCCGGGACGGCCCAGGCGGCGCTCACGATGCCGATCATGGCGCCGCTCGCCGACCTCGTCGGCCTGACGCGCCAGACGATGGTCTACGCCTACCAGCTCTGCGAGCTGGTGAACCCGATCCTCCCGACGTCGGCCGTGACGATGGGCGTCCTCGGCATGGCGAAGATCCCGTGGGAGAAGTGGGCGCGCTGGTTCCTGCCGCTCATGCTGACGCTGATGGTCCTGGCGTTCCTCCTTCTCGTCCCGCCGGTGCTGACGCACTGGGGGCCGTTCTGA
- the menC gene encoding o-succinylbenzoate synthase, with product MKEVEAAVAKGYHRVKVKVKRGKDVDYVAAVRERFPEIPLMADANGDYRPEDAAHLARLDAFGLTMIEQPLSYSDFYEHAALQKQLATPLCLDESIHDLADAKAAIALGGCRILNLKQGRVGGLLESLRILRHAASCGVPVWSGGMDETGIGRAVNIHLQTLDGFTLPGDTSETSRYFHEDLVEPAVVLDDEGFIEVPRGAGIGVEVVPDRLQKYTLRSERLR from the coding sequence GTGAAGGAGGTCGAGGCCGCGGTCGCGAAGGGCTACCACCGGGTCAAGGTGAAGGTGAAGAGGGGGAAGGACGTCGACTACGTGGCCGCGGTGAGGGAGCGCTTCCCCGAGATTCCGCTCATGGCCGACGCCAATGGCGACTACCGGCCGGAGGACGCCGCCCACCTCGCGCGACTCGACGCGTTCGGTCTCACGATGATCGAGCAGCCGCTCTCGTACAGCGATTTCTACGAGCACGCGGCCCTGCAGAAGCAGCTCGCGACACCGCTCTGCCTCGACGAGTCGATCCACGATCTCGCCGACGCGAAGGCGGCGATCGCCCTGGGCGGCTGCCGGATCCTCAACCTGAAACAGGGACGCGTCGGCGGGCTCCTGGAGTCGCTCCGGATCCTCCGCCACGCGGCTTCGTGCGGCGTCCCCGTCTGGTCGGGCGGTATGGACGAGACCGGGATCGGCCGAGCGGTGAACATCCACCTGCAGACGCTCGACGGCTTCACGCTGCCGGGTGACACGTCGGAGACGAGCCGGTACTTCCACGAGGACCTCGTCGAGCCGGCGGTCGTCCTGGACGACGAAGGCTTCATCGAGGTGCCGCGCGGGGCAGGGATCGGAGTCGAGGTGGTCCCTGACCGGCTGCAGAAGTACACGCTCAGGAGCGAGCGGCTGCGCTGA